Proteins from a genomic interval of Salinivibrio kushneri:
- a CDS encoding error-prone DNA polymerase, with the protein MSTYAELVCCSNFSFLEGASHPEELVAQAATLGYQALAITDECSVAGVVRAYQAQRDYPQLSLIIGSRFRLHALDIVLLCPTQAAYQELCRIITNARRRSHKGDYQLSEWDLMSVRHGLVLWLPSGAESDHHWATWLLRYHAERLYLAVRRDLADNDHPYLAHCRMLASQYELRVTACGDVLMHHPERLALHHTLTAIRHRQPVAALGRTLLPNAERALRPLPKLHALFPPEWLAESAKIAAQCQFSLARLKYSYPKEVVPTGEPAMAYLREAVKQGAQQRFPKGVPHDVGATIEKELALIEAMDYPYYFLTIYDLVRFAQSRGILYQGRGSAANSVVCYCLGITAVDPCKVDVLFERFISKERDEPPDIDVDFEHQRREEVIQYLYQKYGRERTALAATVIRYRLKSALRDVGKALAIPASQIDFFIQNLNRRDKTQPWGQQLQQLGLDPKSTKSQQWLSLTQTLIGFPRHLSQHVGGFVIADGPLYELVPVENAAMAERTVIQWDKDDLETLHLMKVDVLALGMLTAIRRTFDLIAQTGGPRLSLAAITQQGDDPAVFARIQHADTVGVFQIESRAQMSMLPRLKPACYYDLVIQIAIVRPGPIQGDMVHPYLKRRDGEEAVSYPSKAVEQVLARTLGVPIFQEQVIKLAMVAAGFSGGEADQLRRAMAAWKKKGGLGPFRDKLIAGMTARGYRADFAEQLYRQICGFGDYGFPESHSASFAVLAYISAWLKHYYPAAFYTALLNSQPMGFYSPSQLMQDATRHQVSVLPVCVQHSGADHCLEKVGDQWGVRLGLRLVKGLSVAAIDRLLAHRPESGFASLSALQEINLDRDAYQALASSGALAALAGNRYQARWALMDQQRQLPLLAASDDAVELPHSPSQWQNVIEDYAAMGLSLTDHPIRLMAQAGTLGRFTRSVELSQCAPQSWVAVAGVVTGKQSPGTASGVIFVTLEDDTGNINVVVWAGTARAQSRAFMQAKVLKVHGIVERQGEVVHVIAGKLIDLTPTLTTLSVAAREFR; encoded by the coding sequence ATGAGTACGTATGCCGAGCTGGTATGTTGCAGCAACTTTTCCTTTCTTGAGGGCGCCTCACACCCAGAAGAGCTGGTGGCACAAGCGGCAACATTGGGCTATCAAGCGCTTGCGATCACCGATGAATGCTCGGTCGCAGGGGTGGTGCGAGCGTATCAAGCTCAGCGTGATTATCCGCAGCTTTCGCTGATCATTGGCAGTCGCTTTCGCCTGCACGCGTTAGATATTGTTCTACTGTGTCCCACCCAAGCGGCTTATCAAGAGCTGTGTCGGATTATCACCAATGCGCGGCGGCGCAGTCACAAAGGCGATTACCAGCTGAGCGAATGGGATCTGATGTCGGTGCGTCATGGCTTGGTGCTATGGCTCCCCAGTGGCGCAGAGAGTGATCATCACTGGGCGACGTGGCTGCTGCGTTATCATGCTGAACGCTTGTATCTGGCGGTGCGGCGCGATCTAGCGGATAACGACCATCCGTATCTGGCGCACTGTCGCATGTTGGCAAGCCAGTATGAGCTTCGTGTGACCGCGTGTGGTGATGTGCTGATGCATCATCCTGAGCGACTGGCGTTACATCATACCTTAACCGCGATTCGGCATCGTCAGCCGGTGGCGGCGTTGGGGCGGACGTTATTGCCCAATGCAGAGCGCGCCTTACGCCCGTTACCCAAATTACACGCTTTGTTTCCCCCCGAGTGGCTGGCGGAAAGTGCCAAGATTGCCGCTCAGTGTCAGTTTTCCTTAGCAAGACTCAAATACAGCTATCCCAAAGAAGTGGTGCCAACCGGTGAGCCTGCGATGGCCTATCTGCGTGAGGCGGTCAAGCAAGGGGCACAGCAACGCTTCCCAAAGGGCGTGCCCCATGACGTGGGAGCTACCATTGAAAAAGAGCTCGCGCTTATCGAGGCAATGGATTACCCGTATTACTTTTTGACCATTTACGATCTGGTGCGCTTTGCCCAATCGCGTGGGATCTTATACCAAGGGCGCGGCTCGGCGGCGAACTCGGTGGTGTGTTATTGCTTAGGGATCACTGCGGTGGATCCGTGCAAAGTCGATGTGCTGTTTGAGCGCTTTATTAGCAAAGAGCGCGACGAGCCGCCGGATATTGATGTGGACTTTGAGCACCAGCGCCGAGAAGAAGTGATCCAGTATTTGTACCAAAAATATGGCCGTGAGCGGACCGCCTTAGCGGCAACCGTGATCCGTTATCGGCTTAAAAGCGCATTGCGCGATGTGGGCAAAGCGTTGGCGATCCCCGCCAGCCAGATTGATTTTTTTATTCAAAACCTTAACCGGCGCGATAAAACCCAGCCTTGGGGGCAGCAACTTCAGCAGTTGGGCCTCGATCCTAAAAGCACGAAAAGCCAGCAATGGCTGTCGCTTACCCAGACGTTGATCGGCTTTCCACGCCATCTTTCTCAGCATGTCGGCGGCTTTGTGATTGCGGATGGGCCTTTGTATGAGTTGGTGCCGGTGGAAAATGCGGCGATGGCAGAGCGGACGGTGATCCAGTGGGATAAAGACGATCTGGAAACGCTGCATCTGATGAAAGTCGACGTACTGGCGCTAGGGATGCTCACCGCGATTCGCCGTACCTTTGATTTGATTGCCCAAACCGGTGGTCCTCGCTTGAGTTTGGCGGCGATCACCCAACAAGGCGACGATCCGGCGGTGTTTGCCCGCATTCAGCACGCCGATACCGTGGGGGTATTTCAAATTGAGTCACGGGCACAAATGAGTATGCTGCCGCGGCTCAAACCGGCTTGTTATTACGATTTGGTGATCCAAATTGCCATTGTCCGCCCCGGTCCGATTCAAGGTGACATGGTACATCCGTATCTAAAGCGCCGCGACGGGGAAGAAGCGGTGAGCTACCCGTCCAAAGCGGTTGAGCAAGTGCTGGCGCGTACGCTTGGGGTGCCCATTTTTCAAGAGCAGGTGATCAAGCTGGCAATGGTGGCGGCCGGTTTTTCCGGTGGTGAAGCGGATCAGCTGCGTCGCGCGATGGCGGCCTGGAAGAAAAAGGGCGGACTGGGGCCGTTTCGCGACAAATTGATTGCCGGGATGACTGCGCGAGGCTATCGCGCCGACTTTGCCGAGCAGCTTTATCGGCAAATCTGCGGGTTTGGTGATTATGGATTCCCAGAGAGCCACTCGGCGTCGTTTGCGGTCTTGGCCTATATATCGGCATGGCTGAAGCATTATTATCCCGCCGCGTTTTATACCGCTTTGCTTAATAGCCAGCCGATGGGGTTTTACTCACCATCACAACTGATGCAAGACGCCACGCGCCATCAGGTGTCTGTGTTGCCGGTTTGTGTGCAGCACTCGGGGGCGGATCATTGCTTAGAAAAGGTCGGCGATCAGTGGGGCGTGCGGCTGGGGTTGCGATTAGTCAAAGGATTGAGCGTGGCAGCGATAGACCGGTTGCTGGCGCATCGCCCAGAGTCGGGGTTTGCGTCTTTGTCGGCACTGCAAGAAATTAACCTTGACCGCGATGCCTATCAAGCCCTAGCCAGTAGTGGCGCATTGGCGGCGCTGGCTGGCAATCGCTATCAGGCGCGCTGGGCACTGATGGATCAGCAGCGGCAACTGCCGCTACTGGCTGCCAGTGATGATGCCGTCGAGCTACCTCACTCGCCTTCCCAGTGGCAGAACGTGATTGAAGATTATGCGGCCATGGGACTGTCGCTCACCGATCATCCTATTCGTTTGATGGCGCAAGCCGGCACGCTGGGGCGTTTTACCCGCAGTGTTGAGTTATCTCAGTGTGCGCCGCAAAGTTGGGTCGCGGTAGCGGGGGTGGTGACGGGAAAGCAATCCCCCGGTACGGCCAGTGGCGTAATCTTTGTCACCTTGGAAGACGATACGGGCAATATCAATGTGGTGGTCTGGGCGGGGACGGCACGGGCGCAATCCCGTGCTTTTATGCAAGCCAAGGTGTTGAAAGTGCATGGCATTGTCGAGCGCCAGGGCGAAGTGGTGCATGTGATTGCCGGTAAGTTGATTGATCTGACCCCGACGCTCACTACCTTGTCGGTCGCTGCGCGTGAATTTCGTTAA
- a CDS encoding Y-family DNA polymerase has protein sequence MSLWLYLHCPSLLLDSLYAPSSAQAVGLVSEQEGRLVQLSVAANTHGLNIGMGLGAAALMCHQLAVYPYCAVKEQSALEQLAAQLYPLVAEISLNPPNGLWLHVSPMLALYQGFTPLWQAVTQTLVESGIRYQAGVGQTPRAAELMAYGHAGKISTDPEHLQAALQQLPLAAAPLPETVKTQFTRLGLSQLGELIALPTASLTRRFPRSVVDYLAEVRGDKPTPLNYFQPPLQFFQQRVLLFELSEQAHLLPIIENLVSALCRFLEQRSACTPALTLGFSLRDGCEETLPVMAAHGEKALERWMALVRLRLASWQVSQPVTAVSVAASQIDCHQPGQTDLFSAQQGEQNRDELVATLAARLGEEAVMRLAYVNHHRPEAASQHVPHHHRATPTASAPTRPRPSLLLPQPTPLVGKVTLREGPERIVSGWWEGMPIQRDYFIAQNVQQQWLWVFRTPEQTWFLHGWFS, from the coding sequence ATGTCATTGTGGCTGTATCTGCATTGCCCAAGCTTGCTGTTAGATAGTCTTTATGCGCCGTCATCGGCGCAAGCGGTGGGGCTGGTTAGCGAGCAAGAAGGCCGTTTAGTGCAGCTCTCTGTGGCGGCGAACACGCACGGCCTGAATATCGGTATGGGATTAGGGGCCGCAGCGCTTATGTGTCATCAGCTCGCGGTCTATCCTTATTGCGCGGTGAAAGAGCAGTCTGCGCTTGAGCAGCTTGCCGCACAGCTTTATCCGTTGGTCGCGGAAATCAGCCTTAATCCCCCTAACGGTTTATGGCTACACGTGTCACCGATGTTGGCACTATATCAAGGGTTTACCCCGCTATGGCAGGCGGTGACTCAAACGCTGGTTGAAAGTGGTATCCGTTATCAGGCTGGGGTGGGCCAAACGCCGCGTGCCGCCGAGCTGATGGCGTATGGCCACGCGGGCAAGATCAGCACCGACCCCGAACATTTGCAGGCAGCGTTGCAGCAATTGCCGTTGGCTGCAGCCCCTTTACCGGAGACGGTGAAAACCCAGTTTACGCGTCTGGGCCTCTCTCAGTTAGGTGAGCTTATCGCCTTGCCCACCGCTTCGCTCACGCGACGTTTTCCCCGCTCGGTGGTGGATTATCTTGCCGAAGTGCGTGGTGATAAGCCGACGCCGCTGAATTATTTTCAGCCACCGCTGCAATTTTTTCAGCAACGGGTTTTATTGTTTGAGCTTAGTGAGCAAGCCCATTTATTGCCCATTATCGAGAACCTCGTCTCGGCACTGTGCCGCTTTCTTGAGCAGCGTAGTGCCTGCACGCCTGCGCTGACGTTGGGCTTTAGCTTGCGTGATGGATGTGAAGAAACCCTGCCGGTAATGGCTGCGCATGGCGAGAAAGCTCTCGAGCGCTGGATGGCGTTGGTGCGTTTACGGCTGGCGTCATGGCAAGTGAGCCAGCCGGTGACTGCGGTCAGTGTGGCGGCTTCGCAAATCGATTGTCACCAGCCCGGACAAACCGATCTTTTTAGCGCCCAGCAAGGTGAGCAAAATCGCGATGAGTTGGTCGCGACTCTGGCGGCTCGATTAGGGGAGGAGGCGGTTATGCGGTTAGCGTATGTGAATCATCACCGTCCTGAGGCGGCCAGCCAACATGTCCCTCATCACCATCGCGCCACACCGACGGCCTCGGCCCCCACGCGTCCACGCCCAAGCTTACTACTGCCGCAACCCACGCCACTGGTTGGCAAGGTCACCTTACGCGAGGGGCCAGAGCGGATTGTCTCCGGCTGGTGGGAAGGTATGCCTATCCAGCGCGATTACTTTATTGCCCAAAACGTCCAGCAACAATGGCTGTGGGTATTCCGCACGCCAGAGCAAACTTGGTTTTTACACGGTTGGTTTAGTTAG